In Flavobacteriales bacterium, the genomic window TGATTTTCTTTCCTATCGAGTCAAGCTTGAAATTCATGGTGGTTGTTTGATTGTTGGTGTACTTTCATAAGTGTTTCGCTTATTTTATCGGGAGAAAGGATGAGGTCGGGCTGGCACGCTTCGATCGCTGCCAGCGGCATATATGGTGACTCAGCGGATTCCGGACTTTGTGCAATGGTAAACCCGCCATACTCTTTGATCTTCGTTAGGCCACGTGCACCGTCGTTGTTGGCTCCGGTAAGCACAACACCCACCAGGCGCTCGCGGTAAGCGTCAGCGGCCGTTTCAAATAGGACATCACACGATGGCCTGGCATAACAGACCCTCTCGTCAATAGTGAGGCTCAGGGTACGATCGGTTTCAACGAGAAGATGATAATTCGGTGGTGCAATGTAGACCGTGCCCGGCATGGCCGTCTCTTTTTCATCCGCTTCCTTGACCCTGATGCGACATTGTTTATCAAGAATCGTAGGCCAGACGGAACCTGCGTCAGGTGCAATGTGTTGCACAATCAGGATGGTCAAAGAAAAATTCTGAGGCAACGGAACAAGAATCTCACGGATCGCCTTCAGGCCACCGGCTGAC contains:
- a CDS encoding chemotaxis protein CheB, which gives rise to MQLNKRTRYEALVIGASAGGLKAIREILVPLPQNFSLTILIVQHIAPDAGSVWPTILDKQCRIRVKEADEKETAMPGTVYIAPPNYHLLVETDRTLSLTIDERVCYARPSCDVLFETAADAYRERLVGVVLTGANNDGARGLTKIKEYGGFTIAQSPESAESPYMPLAAIEACQPDLILSPDKISETLMKVHQQSNNHHEFQA